One genomic window of Candidatus Krumholzibacteriota bacterium includes the following:
- a CDS encoding HD domain-containing protein: MPENLKVGDSVNRIMVVAKKVKRDFSNGRFFLFQFSDKDGTVKGVWWDPAREADKIKADDVVRVTGEIQEYQGALQIRVNYVELLAEGQYDPSAFLPSSSRDLDSLYSGIMEIIADVKNSDIARLLDTIFSDDQFRMRFLKAPAAKGWHHSYVGGLAEHLHDMARIAVSVSDVYEEVDRDLLLAGVFLHDLGKMSELSVSNHIDYSDRGRLLGHISMGVELLDEYLRGIGDFPTDLEVRLKHMILSHHGQLDHGSPVVPMTIEAMLLSYIDNLDAQVRGSLMVLGNSTGEGNWSDYVRLLDRFIYRGDGAGEAPGEEEGDEDG; this comes from the coding sequence GTGCCGGAAAATCTGAAGGTCGGGGACAGCGTAAACAGGATCATGGTCGTCGCGAAAAAGGTGAAGAGAGATTTTTCCAACGGCAGATTTTTTCTCTTTCAATTTTCCGACAAGGACGGGACAGTAAAGGGTGTCTGGTGGGATCCCGCCCGCGAAGCTGATAAAATCAAGGCTGACGATGTGGTACGGGTGACTGGCGAGATCCAGGAGTACCAGGGAGCTCTGCAGATAAGAGTCAACTACGTCGAACTGCTTGCCGAGGGACAGTACGATCCTTCGGCTTTTCTTCCCTCCTCATCAAGGGACCTCGATTCACTTTACTCGGGGATAATGGAGATCATAGCCGATGTGAAGAACAGTGATATCGCGCGTCTTCTCGACACGATTTTTTCAGATGACCAGTTCAGGATGAGATTTCTTAAAGCTCCGGCGGCTAAAGGCTGGCACCATTCTTATGTCGGAGGGCTCGCTGAACATCTCCACGATATGGCGAGGATTGCAGTCTCAGTCTCGGATGTGTATGAAGAAGTCGACCGCGATCTGCTTCTTGCCGGTGTCTTTCTGCACGATCTTGGAAAGATGTCAGAGCTGTCGGTCTCCAACCATATAGACTATTCCGACAGGGGAAGATTGCTCGGACATATCAGCATGGGAGTCGAGCTGCTCGATGAATATCTGCGGGGAATCGGGGATTTTCCTACGGATCTCGAGGTCAGGCTGAAACATATGATACTCAGCCACCATGGACAGCTAGATCACGGATCGCCAGTCGTTCCGATGACGATCGAGGCGATGCTTCTCAGTTATATAGACAATCTCGATGCCCAGGTCAGAGGTTCCCTGATGGTCCTTGGAAACAGTACGGGAGAGGGTAACTGGAGCGATTATGTCCGGCTTCTCGACAGATTTATTTACAGGGGTGATGGAGCAGGGGAAGCCCCCGGTGAAGAGGAGGGTGATGAGGATGGATAG
- the deoC gene encoding deoxyribose-phosphate aldolase, translating to MADNLMINRMIDHTLLKPEATPEDIIRLCREAVEYSFYSACVNTHFVPLVSRELDGTDIKVCSIAGFPLGAVDTAVKAFEARRAVEAGADEIDMVLNAGAVKSDDWNLVHDDIAAVADSCGDALLKVIIEAALLTDEEKREACRTAVKAGAGFVKSSTGFGPPGANIADIRIMRETVGPGIGVKASAGIRTAVFTVELIEAGANRIGTSAGVQIMKEYLGDG from the coding sequence ATGGCCGATAATCTCATGATTAACAGGATGATAGACCATACGCTCCTTAAACCGGAGGCTACCCCTGAAGATATAATCAGGTTATGCCGCGAGGCGGTAGAATATTCATTCTACAGCGCCTGCGTGAATACTCACTTTGTCCCTCTTGTATCGCGAGAGCTCGATGGGACCGATATAAAGGTCTGTTCGATCGCCGGGTTTCCACTGGGAGCTGTCGATACCGCAGTGAAAGCTTTCGAAGCCCGGAGGGCGGTCGAAGCGGGAGCAGACGAGATAGATATGGTATTGAACGCGGGAGCGGTCAAATCGGATGATTGGAACCTGGTACATGATGATATCGCGGCGGTCGCCGATTCCTGCGGCGATGCTCTTTTGAAAGTAATAATCGAAGCGGCGCTTCTTACTGACGAAGAAAAGAGAGAAGCATGCAGGACGGCTGTGAAAGCCGGCGCGGGGTTCGTCAAGTCCTCCACCGGATTCGGCCCGCCAGGGGCCAATATCGCCGATATAAGGATAATGAGGGAGACGGTTGGTCCGGGCATCGGGGTAAAGGCTTCAGCCGGGATAAGGACCGCGGTTTTTACCGTAGAGTTGATCGAAGCCGGAGCAAACCGGATAGGAACCAGCGCCGGAGTACAGATAATGAAAGAATATCTCGGGGATGGCTGA
- a CDS encoding bifunctional metallophosphatase/5'-nucleotidase — protein MDIRKIVTATLVLAMLISQVGCSGSEKKKRKLSGSTEITILFSSDMLGKVRSCGCTVLDVGGLGRRTSYADRVRASSKNLLIIDAGDAFSLDLAYLQSEAEITFESFNIMGLDVFTPGELEFIFGLPFLQALAENASFDIVSANIISTETGEPLFGKSFVVKEYEGGIRIAITGVLDEAVRFPGYIDKSGFRVEPAEKTLKKILPAMKREADFLILLSHMGVDRTEDLLTRIQDFDIALVGHGKPLIKEQKMAGRTLLLATGGLGQYIGTITLKISPGGKYTSGLLSQIQLTSEKYEIDPRIRDLFYQYDLPLTDKEFRKKGKSVER, from the coding sequence ATGGATATTAGAAAAATTGTTACAGCGACACTGGTTCTTGCCATGCTCATCAGCCAGGTGGGCTGTTCCGGATCGGAAAAGAAAAAAAGAAAACTGTCGGGGTCGACTGAAATAACAATACTCTTTTCAAGCGATATGCTCGGGAAGGTAAGATCCTGCGGATGCACAGTCCTCGATGTGGGCGGCCTCGGCAGGAGGACGTCATATGCCGATCGTGTCAGAGCCAGTTCCAAGAACCTTCTTATAATCGACGCGGGAGACGCTTTCAGCCTTGATCTTGCCTATCTGCAGAGTGAAGCGGAGATCACTTTTGAAAGTTTCAATATAATGGGGCTCGATGTCTTTACTCCCGGCGAACTTGAATTTATATTCGGGTTGCCTTTTCTGCAGGCCCTGGCGGAGAATGCCTCTTTTGATATCGTATCGGCAAATATCATCAGCACGGAGACGGGGGAGCCGCTCTTTGGAAAAAGTTTTGTCGTAAAGGAGTATGAGGGGGGAATCAGGATCGCGATAACAGGTGTACTTGATGAAGCGGTACGTTTCCCCGGGTATATCGACAAGAGCGGATTCCGGGTCGAACCAGCCGAGAAGACGCTGAAAAAAATCCTTCCCGCAATGAAGCGTGAAGCCGATTTCCTCATACTTTTAAGCCATATGGGCGTCGATAGGACGGAGGATCTGCTCACCCGGATCCAGGATTTCGATATCGCGCTTGTGGGTCATGGAAAACCACTTATCAAAGAGCAGAAAATGGCGGGAAGGACCCTTCTGCTGGCGACAGGAGGGCTCGGGCAGTATATAGGTACTATCACCCTCAAGATCAGTCCGGGAGGAAAATATACAAGCGGCCTTCTGTCACAGATCCAGCTCACTTCTGAGAAATATGAAATCGATCCGAGGATCAGGGACCTTTTTTATCAATACGATCTGCCACTTACCGACAAGGAATTCAGAAAGAAGGGCAAATCGGTCGAGAGGTGA
- the alr gene encoding alanine racemase: protein MDRFPAWVEVDLDAFKWNISRIREHVEDRVDILLVVKADAYGHGAVRLSQMASECGIKMLGVATLDEGRELRKAGVRLPVIILSPVLPQEMREVLENDLAVTASSVAFARAVSNAAREKGKVCTMHVEIDTGMGRAGLPKDIAAESIKEMKRMENLNIEGIFTHFPASDSDFDFTFDQISEFGEILRKLESDGIRFRYVHCANSAAVVNFPDSRFNMIRPGILAYGHYPSIDLREKIDVVPVMNFKSRLILVRSIEAGESISYGRTFIAPERMTVGVIAAGYGHGMSHRLSNKGKVLYRGEKVNIIGRVTMDMTMVDLAGFESPRVGEEVVIFGRQGESSISADDIAQWDGTLNYEVLCRISKRVVRVYLRSGRIESTKSLLGVQEI, encoded by the coding sequence ATGGATAGATTTCCCGCCTGGGTAGAAGTCGATCTCGACGCGTTCAAGTGGAATATCAGCAGGATCAGGGAGCATGTTGAGGATAGGGTTGATATTCTTCTTGTAGTAAAGGCGGACGCGTATGGACACGGAGCGGTGAGACTTTCGCAGATGGCAAGCGAATGCGGGATAAAGATGCTCGGTGTGGCGACCCTCGACGAAGGCCGCGAACTGAGAAAGGCGGGGGTCCGGTTGCCCGTGATCATTCTGAGCCCCGTTCTTCCGCAGGAGATGCGCGAGGTCCTCGAAAATGACCTGGCAGTGACGGCATCCTCTGTCGCTTTCGCCAGGGCGGTGTCCAATGCGGCGCGGGAGAAGGGGAAAGTATGCACGATGCATGTCGAGATAGATACGGGGATGGGACGCGCCGGCCTGCCGAAAGATATTGCGGCCGAGTCGATCAAAGAGATGAAAAGAATGGAGAATCTCAATATAGAAGGAATATTCACTCATTTCCCCGCCTCTGACAGTGATTTCGATTTCACCTTCGATCAGATCTCTGAATTCGGAGAGATCCTTCGTAAACTCGAGTCTGACGGAATAAGATTCAGATATGTCCATTGCGCGAACAGCGCGGCTGTCGTCAATTTCCCCGATTCGCGTTTCAATATGATACGACCGGGTATCCTCGCTTATGGACATTATCCGTCAATCGACCTGAGGGAAAAGATAGATGTCGTACCGGTGATGAATTTCAAATCAAGATTGATCCTCGTCAGAAGCATCGAAGCGGGAGAGAGCATAAGTTATGGAAGGACTTTTATAGCTCCCGAGAGGATGACGGTAGGGGTGATAGCCGCCGGTTACGGGCATGGCATGAGTCACCGCCTTTCTAACAAGGGGAAAGTCCTATACAGGGGAGAGAAAGTCAATATTATCGGCAGGGTGACCATGGATATGACGATGGTCGACCTGGCCGGATTTGAATCCCCCCGGGTCGGGGAAGAGGTCGTCATATTCGGAAGGCAGGGGGAATCAAGCATAAGCGCAGATGATATAGCACAGTGGGACGGTACCCTGAATTACGAAGTCCTTTGCCGGATAAGCAAGAGGGTCGTTCGCGTCTATCTCAGAAGCGGGCGTATCGAAAGCACAAAATCGCTCCTTGGAGTCCAGGAGATCTGA
- a CDS encoding tetratricopeptide repeat protein, translating to MEIRKYSKYLFPLIILAGPIISMIILAGCAGTPPSGAVTGQKEDAGKVVENGPGLLSAGAVIFDATIAAQNSEYEKAEEMLTGLLGREPDNLEAMRLLARVYTADGDRKSATRTWERVYELDPSDPDAAYETGTMLQREKRWSEVRTEMMKTESLGGADSRHFLLIGRAGLELGYRDEAEVYLLKAGNLELATALLGKLYYGRGKTKKAEAAFKKTLGRNPDNYIANLHLGYISFNSGRKEEALGYYAKAHKSDPDDPLACLSLASLHEKMSHDEAAIKYYKKALGLKNIPRAEKQKVYVSLSKLFMKTGRTDDIFALVRDGIEEFPSSGGLYFYWGEALLKQGRKTEAKEKYKKASHDPTWKKHALARFHSIR from the coding sequence ATGGAGATCAGAAAATATTCGAAGTATCTTTTTCCACTTATCATACTTGCGGGGCCGATCATCTCCATGATCATCCTTGCCGGATGCGCCGGGACGCCACCGTCTGGCGCTGTAACCGGCCAGAAAGAAGATGCCGGAAAGGTCGTCGAAAATGGACCAGGGCTTCTTTCTGCAGGAGCAGTCATTTTTGACGCGACCATCGCGGCGCAGAACAGTGAATATGAAAAAGCCGAGGAGATGCTGACTGGACTTCTTGGCAGGGAACCGGACAATCTGGAAGCTATGAGGCTCCTCGCCAGGGTATATACGGCTGACGGAGACAGGAAATCGGCCACCCGGACATGGGAAAGAGTCTATGAACTAGATCCCTCCGATCCTGACGCGGCGTACGAGACGGGGACGATGCTTCAACGTGAAAAGAGGTGGAGCGAGGTCAGGACGGAAATGATGAAGACGGAATCTCTGGGAGGCGCCGACAGCCGGCACTTCCTGCTTATCGGCCGGGCCGGCCTCGAACTCGGTTACAGGGATGAAGCGGAAGTCTATCTGCTCAAAGCGGGAAACCTTGAACTTGCCACAGCTCTGCTCGGCAAACTTTATTATGGAAGAGGCAAGACAAAGAAAGCTGAAGCGGCCTTTAAAAAGACACTGGGGAGAAATCCAGATAACTACATAGCCAACCTTCACCTCGGATATATAAGCTTCAACAGCGGCAGAAAAGAAGAAGCTTTGGGATATTACGCGAAAGCCCATAAGTCTGATCCGGATGACCCCCTGGCCTGCCTGAGCCTGGCCTCTCTGCACGAAAAGATGTCTCATGATGAAGCAGCGATAAAATATTACAAAAAGGCTCTCGGCCTGAAAAATATCCCGCGCGCGGAAAAACAGAAAGTCTATGTCTCGTTGAGCAAGCTGTTTATGAAGACCGGGCGGACAGACGATATCTTCGCGCTTGTGCGCGATGGGATCGAAGAATTCCCCTCCTCGGGGGGACTTTATTTCTACTGGGGAGAAGCATTGCTCAAGCAGGGAAGAAAAACTGAAGCGAAGGAAAAATACAAAAAAGCGTCTCATGACCCCACATGGAAGAAACATGCTCTTGCAAGGTTTCACTCGATAAGGTAA
- a CDS encoding PBP1A family penicillin-binding protein, protein MFFLTKVRLSVKRLAIKVQYIYLFIVEQVRKTLKGGRSMRHRPLKKIEALILQILLLVAVVIIGIATAGYLWFSRDLPSMARLEMIEPSLKTRILAADSTTIREFYKQDRILLPLDEIPEPLKQAFLAVEDRRFYDHFGIDFIRIFSAAWKDIRHWRIKEGASTITQQLSTDLFLTKEQTFARKIKEILLAFRIERAYSKDEILELYLNQIYFGGGGYGVEAASQRFFGKSVKDLELHQIALLPGLPKNPTGYNPFRRPERALKRRAIVLRAMQEYGVITEAQLDTLKTKPLDVVEQDGDDVQSAPYFTEYIRQILVEKYGDTAVYSGGMTVYTTLDPYLQKVAEDSMETFITSLEEKNGYEFTRAMYLDSLTAGVKVAPDYLQSAAVAIDPRNGHIKVMVGGRNFKEKKFNSVIQARRQPGSAFKMFIYLAALEYGYSPSDILLDTPIVIEMPNREVYKPRNFSRTFHGAVSLRFALDKSINIPAVKLLQKLGGPAVINVAKRMGIRTPLMPYLSLALGAQEVTLLDLTSAFGVLATGGIRAEPMAILRIVDADGNILEDYRESQEEVLSAQIAYIMNDMMQTTIDEGTGRTARYMGLKIPCAGKTGTTDDEGDGWFIGYAPDLAVGVWTGFSHGVIPMGKNMVGAYSALPLWTWIMKAAHPGNTGPEFTRPDGISEAMICTDSGLLATPYCKNVRRELFIEGHEPSRTCDLHRISAYDLLDPDKDFREMDREASEEKELPRR, encoded by the coding sequence GTGTTTTTTTTGACAAAGGTGCGATTAAGCGTAAAAAGGCTGGCAATAAAGGTCCAATACATTTACCTTTTCATAGTCGAACAGGTCAGGAAAACACTGAAAGGCGGCCGGTCGATGCGCCACAGGCCACTGAAAAAGATCGAGGCTCTGATCCTTCAGATCCTTCTCCTTGTAGCAGTCGTTATAATCGGGATTGCTACGGCGGGATATTTATGGTTCTCAAGGGACCTGCCGTCGATGGCGAGGCTCGAGATGATCGAACCTTCCCTCAAGACCAGGATACTTGCGGCCGATTCCACGACGATAAGGGAGTTTTACAAGCAGGACAGGATCCTTCTTCCCCTCGACGAGATCCCTGAGCCGCTAAAACAGGCCTTCCTCGCCGTTGAAGACAGGCGTTTCTATGATCATTTCGGAATCGATTTCATACGTATCTTCTCCGCCGCGTGGAAAGATATCCGGCACTGGCGTATAAAGGAAGGGGCGAGCACGATCACCCAGCAGCTCTCGACCGATCTCTTCCTGACGAAGGAACAGACTTTCGCCAGAAAGATCAAGGAGATACTGCTCGCCTTCAGGATCGAACGGGCATATTCGAAAGATGAGATACTTGAACTCTACCTTAACCAGATCTACTTCGGAGGGGGGGGCTATGGTGTCGAAGCGGCATCGCAGAGATTCTTCGGCAAATCTGTGAAAGACCTCGAACTGCACCAGATCGCACTGCTTCCCGGACTGCCAAAGAACCCCACGGGATATAATCCGTTCAGGCGTCCGGAAAGAGCTCTGAAAAGAAGGGCAATAGTCCTTCGGGCGATGCAGGAATACGGAGTAATAACCGAAGCTCAACTCGACACCCTCAAGACCAAGCCTCTCGATGTAGTCGAACAGGATGGAGATGACGTTCAGTCGGCTCCTTATTTCACTGAATATATCCGCCAGATACTTGTCGAGAAATACGGCGACACCGCCGTTTACAGCGGGGGAATGACAGTCTACACGACCCTAGACCCGTACCTTCAGAAAGTTGCCGAGGACTCGATGGAGACCTTCATAACCAGTCTCGAGGAAAAGAACGGTTATGAATTTACCAGGGCAATGTATCTTGATTCACTCACCGCCGGAGTTAAAGTAGCACCGGACTATCTCCAGTCAGCTGCTGTCGCCATCGATCCACGTAATGGTCATATCAAGGTGATGGTCGGAGGAAGAAATTTCAAGGAAAAAAAATTCAACAGTGTCATACAGGCGAGGAGGCAACCGGGATCCGCTTTCAAGATGTTCATATACCTCGCCGCTCTTGAATATGGATATTCTCCCTCGGACATTCTTCTGGACACTCCTATTGTCATCGAGATGCCGAACAGGGAAGTATACAAACCGAGAAACTTCAGCAGGACATTTCACGGCGCTGTCTCGCTGCGATTCGCTCTGGACAAGTCGATAAATATCCCCGCGGTAAAACTTCTGCAGAAACTCGGAGGCCCCGCGGTCATCAACGTGGCGAAAAGAATGGGTATAAGGACTCCTTTGATGCCGTACCTCTCTCTCGCTCTCGGTGCGCAGGAAGTCACGCTGCTCGATCTGACATCGGCTTTCGGAGTACTCGCCACCGGTGGGATCCGGGCCGAACCGATGGCTATTCTCAGGATCGTGGACGCCGATGGCAATATCCTCGAGGATTACAGGGAATCGCAGGAAGAGGTCCTCTCGGCACAGATCGCCTATATCATGAACGATATGATGCAGACGACGATCGACGAGGGTACGGGAAGGACCGCGAGATATATGGGGCTGAAGATCCCCTGCGCCGGAAAGACAGGAACCACGGATGATGAGGGGGATGGCTGGTTCATCGGGTACGCTCCGGATCTCGCAGTCGGAGTATGGACCGGATTCAGTCACGGAGTCATCCCTATGGGAAAGAATATGGTCGGAGCATATTCTGCCCTCCCGTTATGGACGTGGATAATGAAGGCCGCCCACCCCGGTAACACAGGTCCCGAATTCACCAGGCCTGACGGGATATCAGAAGCGATGATCTGCACCGATTCAGGCCTTCTGGCGACTCCATACTGCAAGAATGTCAGAAGGGAACTTTTCATCGAGGGACATGAACCTTCCAGGACTTGCGACCTGCACAGGATAAGCGCCTACGATCTTCTCGATCCCGACAAGGATTTCAGGGAAATGGACAGGGAAGCATCTGAGGAAAAGGAATTGCCGAGAAGATAG